The following DNA comes from Thermoplasmata archaeon.
CAAGATTTCGGGTCGCTGCGATGTCGACGTGTGGGACGTTCTTCGTACGCTACAAACGTATTTATACGGTTTTCATCCATTCCCGCGGCTAGGCTTAAGTGGAGGAGTAAGAGCATGAATAAGAAATGGCTTAGCTCGAACACTCTGCACGCCGTCATCATCGTCTTTGTGATGGTCGCGGCGAGCTTTGTGTTGCTCGTCCAAACCAACGTCGTGTCCGCTCAAGCCTCTGACACTCAGCTCGTCGTCGGGCTGCAGAACCCGGCGGTCTCGCTGAACTTCTTTGACGTGGCCACGAACTCGGTTTGGAAAGCGTACATGCTAGAGTATAACTTTGAGTCGCTGTACACGTACGACCCAGATTCGAAACTGTATTCGGACTTGGCCAGCGACCAGGCGATCCCAGCAGCCAACTGTCCATCGGTCGCATCGATACCGGGACCGTACAACGGGATGTGCCACAGCGCGGACTTCCTGAACTTCACGGTCTTCCTGCACACCGGGATCACGTTCACCGATGGGCAGGCCCTGAGCGCGGACGATGTCGTGTTCTCGTATCAGACCCTGCCGTGGAGCACCAACGCCCAGGTCATCTACCCGGCGCTCTGGTGGCCCCAGCCCATGGTCCCCCTGTGGAACGCGACCACGCCCGGCTGCACGGCCCCTGCGAGCCTCCCCTACGCGTGCATGTCTCACACGGCCGTGAAGAAGCTCTCCGCTACGTCGGTGAACTTCCAGCTCCTGCCCGTGTACACGGGAACGGGGGCGAACGCGGTGAAGGGCGCCTATGCGCTGTTCTTCTACGCCACGATGGTCGTTCCGATCATCCCCTTGCACATCTGGCAGAACCACATGATGCCCAACGCCCTGAACAACTGGTCCGCGGGCGCGAGC
Coding sequences within:
- a CDS encoding ABC transporter substrate-binding protein; protein product: MNKKWLSSNTLHAVIIVFVMVAASFVLLVQTNVVSAQASDTQLVVGLQNPAVSLNFFDVATNSVWKAYMLEYNFESLYTYDPDSKLYSDLASDQAIPAANCPSVASIPGPYNGMCHSADFLNFTVFLHTGITFTDGQALSADDVVFSYQTLPWSTNAQVIYPALWWPQPMVPLWNATTPGCTAPASLPYACMSHTAVKKLSATSVNFQLLPVYTGTGANAVKGAYALFFYATMVVPIIPLHIWQNHMMPNALNNWSAGASGNVVDTWDRGINTAFTPYTCAQAGLSEGCSNPYIETIGTGPFYLDTYVQAAQTVIKVYPNYWGKAYSHTWNNVA